In Rhinolophus sinicus isolate RSC01 chromosome X, ASM3656204v1, whole genome shotgun sequence, a single genomic region encodes these proteins:
- the HCFC1 gene encoding host cell factor 1 isoform X5, with translation MSSVSRIKQPNPDLWATNQWFIPAVRGDIPPGCAAYGFVCDGTRLLVFGGMVEYGKYSNDLYELQASRWEWKRLKAKTPKNGPPPCPRLGHSFSLVGNKCYLFGGLANDSEDPKNNIPRYLNDLYILELRPGSGVVAWDIPITYGVLPPPRESHTAVVYTEKDNKKSKLVIYGGMSGCRLGDLWTLDIETLTWNKPSLSGVAPLPRSLHSATTIGNKMYVFGGWVPLVMDDVKVATHEKEWKCTNTLACLNLDTMAWETILMDTLEDNIPRARAGHCAVAINTRLYIWSGRDGYRKAWNNQVCCKDLWYLETEKPPPPARVQLVRANTNSLEVSWGAVATADSYLLQLQKYDIPATAATATSPTPNPVPSVPTNPPKSPAPAAAAPAVQPLTQVGITLLPQAAAAPPTTTTIQVLPPVPGSSISVPAAARTQGVPAVLKVTGPQATTGTPLVTMRPASQAGKAPVTMTSLPAGVRMVVPTQSAQGTVIGSNPQMSGMAALAAAAAATQKIPPSSAPTVLSVPAGTTIVKTVAVTPGTTTLPATVKVASSPVMVSNPATRMLKTAAAQVGTSVSSAANTSTRPIITVHKSGTVTVAQQAQVVTTVVGGVTKTITLVKSPISVPGGSALISNLGKVMSVVQTKPVQTSAVTGQASTGPVTQIIQTKGPLPAGTILKLVTSADGKPTTIITTTQASGAGTKPTILGISSVSPSTTKPGTTTIIKTIPMSAIITQAGATGVTSTPGIKSPITIITTKVMTSGTGAPAKIITAVPKIATGHGQQGVTQVVLKGAPGQPGTILRTVPMGGVRLVTPVTVSAVKPAVTTLVVKGTTGVTTLGTVTGTVSTSLAGAGGHSTSASLATPITTLGTIATLSSQVINPTAITVSAAQTTLTAASGLTTPTITMQPVSQPTQVTLITAPSGVEAQPVHDLPVSILASPTTEQPTATVTIADSGQGDVQPGTVTLVCSNPPCETHETGTTNTATTTVVANLGGHPQPTQVQFVCDRQDAAASLVTSTVGQQNGSVVRVCSNPPCETHETGTTNTATTATSNMAGQHSCSNPPCETHETGTTNTASTAMSSIGAGQQRDTRHSCATTTTTPAVVRVGVAAGALEGAQNSVKASCQTRQTNATSTTMTVMATGAPCSASPLLGPSLALEAGGHGTTFVQLAPSSGQVRPSGKDSPVAGLVSTGHQLEAHHSHTISTPSTACSSMGAGEPGEMQGLATHAYESSASAPVTVTALDALLGSSATVTQVCSNPPCETHETGTTNTATTSNAGSAQRVCSNPPCETHETGTTHTPTTATSGGGAGQPEHGQQPPAGRPCETHQTTSTGTTMSVSMGTLLPDSAPSHRTLESSLEGAAPPTVTPQAGASLLTPFPTQRVCSNPPCETHETGTTHTATTVTSNMSSNQDPPPAASDQGEVESTEGDNVNITSSSAITTTVSSTLTRAVTTVTQSTPAPGPSVPKISSVTETTPGALTTEVPIPATITVTIANTETSDMPFSAVDILQPPEELQASPGPRQQLPPRQLLQSASTPLMGESADVLSASQTPELQTAVDLSSTGDPSSGQEPANSAVVATVVVQPPPPTQSEVDQLSLPQELMAEAQAGTTTLMVTGLTPEELAVTAAAEAAAQAAATEEAQALAIQAVLQAAQQAVMAGTGEPMDTSEAAAAVTQAELGHLSAEGQEGQATTIPIVLTQQELAALVQQQQQLQEAQAQQQQHHLPTEALAPADSLNDPAIEGNCLSELAGAVPSTVALLPSTATESLAPSNTFVAPQPVVGASPAKLQAAATLTEVANGIESLGVKPDLPPPPSKAPVKKENQWFDVGVIKSTNVMVTHYFLPPDDAVPSDDDSGTVPDYNQLKKQELQPGTAYKFRVAGINACGRGPFSEISAFKTCLPGFPGAPCAIKISKSPDGAHLTWEPPSVTSGKIIEYSVYLAIQSSQAGGGEPKSSTPAQLAFMRVYCGPSPSCLVQSSSLSNAHIDYTTKPAIIFRIAARNEKGYGPATQVRWLQETSKDNSGTKPASKRPMSSPEIKSAPKKSKADGQ, from the exons CCACCAACCAGTGGTTCATCCCAGCCGTGAGAGGGGACATCCCCCCTGGGTGTGCAGCCTATGGCTTTGTGTGCGATGGGACCCGCCTGCTGGTGTTCGGTGGGATGGTCGAGTATGGGAAATACAGCAATGACCTCTACGAGCTCCAG GCAAGCCGGTGGGAGTGGAAGAGACTCAAAGCAAAGACGCCCAAAAACGGGCCCCCTCCATGTCCTCGGCTCGGGCACAGCTTCTCCCTTGTGGGCAATAAATGCTACCTGTTTGGGGGTCTGGCCAATGATAGCGAGGACCCCAAGAACAACATTCCGAG GTACCTGAATGACTTATACATCCTGGAATTGCGGCCCGGCTCCGGAGTGGTAGCCTGGGACATTCCCATCACCTACGGCGTCCTGCCCCCACCCCGGGAGTCACATACTGCCGTGGTGTACACGGAGAAAGACAACAAGAAGTCCAAGCTGGTCATCTACGGAGGGATGAGTGGCTGTCGGCTCGGGGACCTGTGGACCCTGGATATCG AGACTCTGACGTGGAATAAGCCCAGTCTCAGCGGGGTAGCTCCTCTTCCCCGCAGCCTCCACTCGGCCACGACCATAGGCAACAA AATGTACGTGTTTGGTGGCTGGGTGCCGCTCGTCATGGATGACGTCAAGGTGGCCACACACGAGAAGGAGTGGAAGTGCACCAACACACTGGCTTGTCTCAACCTGG ATACCATGGCCTGGGAGACCATCCTGATGGACACACTGGAGGACAACATCCCCCGGGCCCGAGCTGGCCACTGCGCTGTAGCAATCAATACCCGCCTGTACATTTGGAGTGGGCGTGATGGCTACCGAAAGGCCTGGAACAACCAGGTGTGCTGTAAGGACCTCTGGTACCTGGAAACAG AAAAGCCACCACCCCCGGCCAGAGTACAACTGGTACGAGCCAACACCAATTCCCTGGAGGTGAGCTGGGGGGCAGTGGCAACTGCCGACAGTTACCTTCTGCAGCTCCAGAAATACGACATTCCTGCCACGGCTGCTACCGCCACCTCCCCCACACCCAATCCAGTCCCATCTGTGCCTACCAACCCTCCCAAGAGCCCTGCCCCGGCAGCAGCCGCACCCGCTGTGCAGCCGCTGACCCAAGTAGGCATCACGCTCCTGCCCCAGGCTGCTGCCGCGCCTccgaccaccaccaccatccaggTGTTGCCACCAGTGCCCGGCAGCTCAATTTCAGTGCCCGCCGCCGCCCGGACTCAAG GTGTCCCTGCTGTTCTCAAAGTGACCGGTCCTCAGGCTACAACAGGAACCCCGTTGGTCACCATGCGACCTGCCAGCCAGGCTGGGAAAGCCCCCGTCACCATGACCTCCCTTCCTGCAGGCGTGCGGATGGTTGTGCCAACTCAGAGTGCCCAGGGCACG GTGATTGGCAGCAACCCGCAGATGAGTGGCATGGCTGCGTTGGCGGCTGCAGCTGCCGCCACCCAGAAGATCCCTCCTTCCTCGGCGCCCACAGTGCTGAGTGTCCCAGCAGGCACCACCATTGTGAAAACCGTGGCCGTAACACCTGGCACTACCACCCTCCCGGCCACTGTGAAGGTGGCCTCCTCGCCAGTCATG gtgaGCAACCCAGCCACTCGCATGCTAAAGACTGCAGCCGCCCAGGTGGGGACGTCCGTCTCCTCTGCTGCCAACACGTCCACTCGCCCCATCATCACAGTGCACAAGTCGGGGACTGTGACTGTGGCCCAGCAAGCCCAGGTGGTGACCACAGTCGTGGGTGGGGTCACCAAGACCATCACCCTGGTGAAGAGCCCCATTTCCGTCCCAGGAGGCAGTGCTCTG ATTTCCAACCTGGGCAAAGTGATGTCAGTGGTGCAAACCAAACCAGTTCAGACTTCGGCAGTCACAGGCCAGGCATCTACAGGCCCAGTGACCCAGATCATCCAG ACCAAAGGGCCCCTGCCAGCCGGGACCATCCTGAAACTGGTGACCTCAGCAGATGGCAAgcccaccaccatcatcactacaACACAGGCCAGTGGGGCTGGGACTAAGCCCACCATCCTGGGCATCAGCAGCGTGTCCCCCAGCACCACCAAGCCCggcaccaccaccatcatcaagACCATCCCCATGTCAGCCATCATCACGCAGGCAGGCGCCACAG GTGTGACCAGCACTCCTGGCATCAAGTCCCCGatcaccattatcaccaccaaGGTTATGACTTCAGGAACTGGAGCACCTGCAAAAATAATCACTGCTGTTCCCAAAATTGCCACTGGCCACGGGCAGCAAGGAGTGACCCAG GTGGTGCTGAAGGGGGCCCCTGGACAGCCAGGCACCATCCTCCGCACCGTGCCCATGGGGGGCGTCCGCCTGGTCACCCCCGTCACTGTCTCTGCTGTCAAACCAGCCGTCACCACGTTGGTTGTGAAGGGCACCACAG GTGTCACAACCCTGGGCACCGTGACAGGTACCGTTTCCACCAGCCTTGCCGGAGCTGGGGGCCACAGTACCAGTGCTTCCCTGGCCACACCCATCACCACCTTAGGCACCATTGCCACCCTCTCGAGCCAGGTGATCAACCCCACTGCCATCACCGTGTCGGCCGCACAGACCACGCTGACAGCGGCCAGTGGTctcaccacccccaccatcaccatGCAG CCTGTCTCCCAGCCTACCCAGGTGACTCTGATCACGGCGCCCAGTGGGGTGGAGGCCCAGCCTGTGCACGACCTCCCTGTGTCCATCCTGGCCTCACCTACTACGGAACAGCCCACGGCCACTGTCACCATTGCTGACTCTGGCCAGGGTGACGTGCAGCCCGGCACCGTGACGCTGGTCTGCTCCAACCCGCCTTGTGAGACCCACGAGACAGGCACCACCAACACGGCCACCACCACCGTCGTGGCTAACCTTGGGGGACACCCACAGCCCACCCAAGTGCAGTTCGTCTGTGACAGACAGGACGCTGCCGCTTCTCTCGTCACTTCGACAGTGGGGCAGCAGAACGGCAGTGTGGTTCGCGTCTGCTCCAACCCACCATGCGAAACCCATGAGACAGGCACCACCAATACCGCCACCACTGCCACCTCTAATATGGCTGGCCAGCACAGCTGCTCCAACCCGCCCTGTGAAACCCACGAGACGGGCACCACCAACACCGCCTCCACTGCCATGTCGAGCATTGGTGCCGGCCAGCAGCGAGACACCCGGCACAgctgtgcaaccaccaccaccacccctgctgTGGTCCGGGTCGGGGTGGCTGCGGGGGCCCTGGAGGGAGCCCAGAATTCTGTCAAAGCCTCATGCCAAACCCGCCAGACCAATGCAACCAGCACCACCATGACTGTGATGGCCACTGGGGCCCCGTGCTCAGCCAGCCCACTCCTTGGGCCGAGCCTGGCGTTGGAGGCCGGGGGCCACGGCACCACTTTTGTGCAGTTGGCCCCATCGAGTGGCCAAGTCAGGCCCAGCGGCAAGGACAGCCCAGTAGCTGGCCTGGTGTCCACGGGGCACCAGCTGGAGGCACATCACAGTCACACCATCAGCACCCCCAGCACAGCCTGCTCCAGCATGGGTGCTGGGGAGCCTGGCGAAATGCAGGGGCTCGCCACACATGCGTACGAGAGCTCAGCCAGTGCCCCTGTGACTGTGACAGCCCTGGATGCGCTGCTGGGCTCCTCTGCCACCGTGACCCAGGTCTGCTCCAACCCGCCGTGCGAGACCCACGAGACAGGCACCACCAACACGGCCACTACCTCGAATGCGGGCAGCGCCCAGCGGGTCTGCTCCAACCCGCCCTGCGAGACCCACGAGACGGGCACCACCCATACACCCACCACCGCCACCTCCGGTGGGGGTGCAGGCCAGCCCGAGCATGGGCAGCAGCCCCCTGCCGGCCGCCCCTGCGAGACACACCAGACCACTTCCACTGGCACCACCATGTCGGTCAGCATGGGCACCCTGCTCCCCGACAGCGCCCCCTCCCATAGGACCCTGGAGTCCAGCTTGGAGGGGGCAGCACCGCCCACCGTCACTCCCCAGGCGGGTGCTTCATTGCTGACTCCTTTTCCAACGCAGAGGGTGTGCTCCAACCCCCCCTGTGAGACCCACGAGACTGGCACCACGCACACGGCCACTACTGTCACCTCCAACATGAGTTCCAACCAGG ATCCCCCACCAGCTGCCAGTGACCAGGGAGAGGTAGAGAGCACGGAGGGCGACAATGTGAACATCACCAGCTCCAGTGCCATCACGACCACTGTGTCCTCTACGCTGACACGCGCCGTGACTACCGTGACACAGTCCACACCGGCCCCGGGCCCCTCTGTGCCC AAGATCTCATCAGTGACTGAGACTACCCCAGGGGCTCTGACCACCGAAGTCCCCATCCCGGCCACGATAACAGTGACCATAGCCAACACAGAAACTTCTGACATGCCCTTCTCTGCTGTTGACATCCTGCAGCCCCCAGAGGAACTCCAGGCCTCGCCAGGGCCACGCCAGCAGCTGCCGCCACGGCAACTCCTGCAGTCTGCCTCCACACCCCTGATGGGGGAGTCCGCCGATGTCCTGTCAGCTTCCCAGACCCCTGAGCTGCAGACCGCCGTGGATCTGAGCAGTACAGGGGACCCATCGTCAGGCCAGGAGCCTGCCAACTCAGCTGTGGTGGCCACTGTGGTGGtccagccacccccacccacacagtCTGAAGTAGACCAGTTGTCACTTCCCCAAGAGCTGATGGCTGAGGCCCAGGCAGGCACCACCACCCTCATGGTAACAGGGCTCACCCCTGAGGAGCTGGCAGTGACTGCTGCCGCTGAAGCAGCTGCCCAGGCCGCAGCTACAGAGGAAGCCCAGGCCCTGGCCATCCAGGCAGTGCTCCAGGCTGCACAGCAAGCCGTCATGG CAGGCACTGGGGAGCCCATGGACACGTCCGAGGCGGCGGCAGCTGTGACACAGGCGGAGCTGGGCCACCTTTCAGCTGAGGGTCAGGAGGGCCAGGCCACCACCATCCCCATCGTGCTGACGCAGCAGGAGCTGGCCGCCTTGgtgcagcagcaacagcagctacaggaggcccaggcccagcagcagcagcatcacctccCTACCGAGGCCCTGGCCCCTGCTGACAGCCTCAACGACCCGGCCATTGAGGGCAACTGCCTCAGCGAGCTGGCCGGGGCCGTCCCCAGCACCGTAGCCCTGCTGCCCTCCACAGCCACTGAGA GCCTGGCTCCTTCCAACACGTTTGTGGCCCCCCAGCCAGTCGTGGGAGCCAGTCCCGCAAAGCTGCAGGCCGCCGCTACCCTGACTGAGGTGGCCAATGGCATCGAGTCCCTGGGCGTG AAGCCAGACCTACCGCCCCCGCCTAGCAAAGCCCCTGTGAAGAAAGAGAACCAGTGGTTTGATGTGGGAGTGATTAAGAGCACTAATGTAATGGTGACACACTATTTCCTGCCACCAGATGATGCTGTCCCGTCTGAT GACGACTCGGGCACTGTCCCAGACTATAACCAGCTGAAGAAGCAGGAACTGCAGCCCGGCACAGCCTATAAGTTCCGTGTTGCTGGGATCAATGCCTGTGGCAGGGGGCCCTTCAGCGAGATCTCAGCTTTTAAGACGTGTCTGCCTGGTTTCCCAGGGGCCCCCTGTGCCATTAAAATCAGCAAA AGTCCCGACGGTGCTCACCTCACCTGGGAGCCCCCctctgtgacctcgggcaagATCATCGAGTACTCGGTCTACCTGGCCATCCAGAGCTCCCAGGCCGGCGGCGGCGAGCCCAAGAGCTCGACCCCGGCCCAGCTGGCCTTCATGCGGGTGTACTGTgggcccagcccctcctgcctcGTGCAGTCCTCCAGCCTCTCCAACGCCCACATTGACTACACCACCAAGCCCGCCATCATCTTCCGCATCGCTGCCCGCAACGAGAAGGGCTACGGCCCAGCCACCCAAGTGAGGTGGTTGCAAG aaaCCAGTAAAGACAACTCTGGCACCAAGCCAGCCAGCAAGCGGCCCATGTCCTCTCCAGAAAT AAAATCCGCTCCAAAGAAATCTAAGGCAGATGGTCAGTGA